Proteins from one Cryptomeria japonica chromosome 4, Sugi_1.0, whole genome shotgun sequence genomic window:
- the LOC131031415 gene encoding vacuolar iron transporter homolog 1-like: MDWHAHGTRIKKSNSSTLRSPFLATERGQCAAKRGRWECGQHTLCFNILKLSFHTTFSWTAERNRVQMNVRASGTFAFQLDSIELNRMMKEGEAIAEASPLPNPPRSTVLITMSPCPEEDEDEKNRDTRNRAQWLRAAVLGANDGLVTTASLMMGVGAVKTDAKTMVISGLAALVAGACSMAIGEFISVQTQRDVELSNLKRQKQAEKALKGTEEVSRIPPASPLVISREEKEGLPSPIQAACASALAFSLGALLPVICAAFISDYTVRVGVLAGVSSFLLMIFGAIGAYFGRSCIVKGSVRVLIGGWLAMLVTYGLLRLFNATAGV; this comes from the exons ATGGACTGGCACGCTCATGGCACACGCATTAAGAAATCAAACTCATCTACTCTAC GATCACCTTTTTTGGCTACTGAAAGGGGTCAGTGTGCTGCAAAAAGAGGTCGATGGGAGTGTGGACAACACACGCTGTGTTTTAACATTCTCAAACTTTCCTTCCATACTACATTTAGTTGGACGGCTGAGAGAAACCGAGTTCAAATGAACGTTAGAGCATCCGGCACGTTTGCTTTCCAGTTGGACTCAATAGAATTGAACAGAATGATGAAGGAAGGAGAAGCAATTGCGGAGGCATCGCCACTTCCAAATCCTCCCAGGTCGACTGTTCTCATTACCATGTCTCCTTGTCCAGaggaagatgaagatgagaaaaatagGGATACTCGAAATAGAGCACAGTGGCTTCGAGCCGCCGTGCTCGGAGCCAACGACGGGCTGGTCACCACGGCGTCACTGATGATGGGCGTGGGCGCGGTGAAAACAGACGCAAAGACAATGGTGATATCTGGTCTGGCGGCGCTGGTGGCTGGGGCGTGCAGCATGGCCATCGGCGAATTCATTTCCGTGCAAACGCAGCGCGACGTGGAACTTTCCAACCTTAAGAGACAAAAGCAAGCTGAAAAAGCGTTAAAGGGTACCGAAGAAGTCAGCAGAATTCCTCCGGCGTCTCCGTTGGTGATTTCAAGAGAAGAAAAAGAGGGGCTTCCGAGCCCAATTCAAGCAGCTTGCGCATCGGCCCTTGCGTTTTCTCTGGGAGCACTCTTGCCTGTTATCTGTGCGGCTTTTATCAGTGACTATACTGTTAGGGTTGGTGTTCTGGCTGGAGTTTCGAGCTTCCTGCTCATGATATTTGGCGCGATTGGAGCCTACTTTGGGCGGTCTTGTATTGTTAAGGGGAGCGTGAGAGTGTTGATTGGAGGATGGCTTGCCATGTTAGTCACCTACGGTTTGCTCAGGCTGTTTAACGCCACAGCAGGAGTTTAA
- the LOC131031414 gene encoding vacuolar iron transporter homolog 3-like — MATNIRLAFFATERGQCATKGGLWECGQHTLRFNILKISFHTTFSWTAERNRVKMDVRASSPFAFQLDSIELNRMMKEGEAIDEPSPLPHPPRSSVLITMSPCPEEDEDEQNMDHRNRAQGLRAAVLGANDWLVTTASLMMGVGAVKTDAKTMVISGLAALVAGTCSMAIGEFISVQTQRDVELSNLKRQKQAGKTEEKEGLPSPIQASCASALAFSVGALLPLISAAFITEYSIRVGVLVGVSSLLLMIFGAIGAYFGRSSIVKGSLRVLSGGWLAMLVTYGLLRLFNATAGV; from the exons ATGGCTACCAATATCAGGCTCGCCTTTTTCGCTACTGAAAGGGGTCAGTGTGCTACAAAAGGAGGTCTATGGGAGTGTGGACAACACACGCTGCGTTTTAACATTCTCAAAATTTCCTTCCATACTACATTTAGCTGGACGGCTGAGAGAAACCGAGTTAAAATGGACGTTAGAGCATCCAGCCCGTTTGCTTTCCAGTTGGACTCAATAGAATTGAACAGAATGATGAAGGAAGGAGAAGCAATTGATGAGCCATCGCCACTACCACATCCTCCCAGGTCGAGTGTTCTCATTACCATGTCTCCTTGTCCAGAGGAAGATGAAGATGAGCAAAATATGGATCATCGAAATAGAGCACAGGGGCTTCGAGCCGCCGTCCTCGGAGCCAACGACTGGCTGGTCACCACGGCGTCACTGATGATGGGCGTGGGCGCGGTGAAAACAGACGCAAAGACAATGGTGATATCTGGGCTGGCGGCGCTGGTGGCGGGGACGTGCAGCATGGCCATCGGCGAATTCATTTCCGTGCAAACGCAGCGCGACGTGGAGCTCTCCAACCTCAAGAGACAAAAGCAAGCTGGAAAAAC AGAAGAAAAAGAGGGGCTTCCGAGCCCAATTCAGGCCTCGTGCGCATCGGCCCTTGCGTTTTCTGTAGGGGCACTGTTGCCTCTTATCTCGGCTGCCTTTATCACTGAGTATAGTATTAGGGTTGGCGTTCTGGTTGGAGTTTCGAGCTTGCTGCTCATGATCTTTGGTGCGATTGGAGCTTACTTTGGGCGTTCTTCTATTGTTAAGGGGAGCCTGAGAGTGTTGAGTGGAGGATGGCTTGCCATGTTAGTCACCTACGGTTTGCTGAGGCTGTTTAACGCTACAGCAGGTGTTTAA